From Natrinema amylolyticum, the proteins below share one genomic window:
- a CDS encoding DUF5305 domain-containing protein, protein MNSDRSFVRARAALDEWFVPVVVVLLALALVGGWGVYTSVAGSAEQTDRETVEPWSTTGEFDHSAEVRTENEVFPVGTQLSDRSVYFTEVTPVLEGTFTYRYEADAGDVTADVELERVIRSADDEQEYWEVNETIAETTAAGLEPGEEATADFAVDVPATVNESDRIEESLGGSPGSIETAVVATVTVDGTVDGDPVERTERYELGIAPDGSTYSVNAPTADRSMRDRPDEPTPTTADSAGFVGPLGSVILLFASLCALGALVVTRANGTLAPSEAELERLRAEHEREEFDDWISQGSLPADVRGRSRIEVSTLEDLVDIAIDCDRRVLEDEAASGYYVVDGESLYAYEPDGLEGDSNSDNSSTDSVEGGPTGEANAGADESAAGR, encoded by the coding sequence GTGAACAGCGATAGATCGTTCGTCCGCGCGCGGGCCGCGCTCGACGAGTGGTTCGTTCCGGTCGTCGTCGTGTTGCTCGCGCTGGCGCTCGTCGGCGGCTGGGGAGTGTACACCTCCGTCGCCGGCTCCGCCGAGCAGACGGACCGCGAGACGGTCGAGCCGTGGTCGACGACGGGCGAGTTCGATCACAGTGCGGAGGTACGGACCGAAAACGAGGTGTTCCCGGTCGGGACGCAGCTCTCGGATCGGTCGGTCTACTTCACCGAAGTGACGCCCGTACTCGAGGGGACCTTCACCTACCGGTACGAGGCCGACGCCGGTGACGTGACCGCCGACGTCGAACTCGAGCGGGTGATACGCTCCGCCGACGACGAGCAGGAATACTGGGAGGTCAACGAGACGATCGCGGAGACGACAGCCGCTGGTCTCGAACCCGGCGAGGAAGCGACGGCCGACTTCGCGGTGGACGTTCCCGCGACGGTCAACGAGAGCGACCGCATCGAGGAGAGCCTCGGCGGTTCGCCGGGATCGATTGAGACGGCCGTCGTCGCGACCGTCACGGTCGACGGGACCGTCGACGGCGACCCCGTCGAGCGGACCGAGCGATACGAACTCGGAATCGCGCCGGACGGCTCCACGTACAGCGTCAACGCGCCGACGGCGGATCGGAGCATGCGGGATCGGCCCGACGAGCCCACGCCCACGACCGCGGACTCGGCCGGATTCGTCGGTCCGCTCGGCTCCGTTATCCTGCTGTTCGCGTCGCTCTGCGCCCTCGGCGCGCTGGTGGTCACGCGAGCCAACGGCACGCTCGCGCCGTCCGAAGCCGAGCTCGAGCGCCTCCGCGCCGAGCACGAGCGCGAGGAGTTCGACGACTGGATCTCCCAGGGCTCGCTGCCCGCTGACGTCCGGGGACGGTCGCGAATCGAGGTGTCGACGCTCGAGGACCTGGTGGACATCGCGATCGACTGCGACCGGCGCGTGCTCGAGGACGAGGCCGCGAGCGGGTACTATGTCGTCGACGGGGAGTCGCTGTACGCGTACGAACCGGATGGGCTCGAAGGGGACTCGAATAGCGATAATTCCAGTACCGATTCTGTCGAAGGGGGGCCGACCGGCGAGGCGAACGCTGGCGCTGACGAATCGGCGGCCGGCCGATAA
- a CDS encoding 3-dehydroquinate synthase II, with protein sequence MTRAVWVKADDTVGDWDDRRARITAALEAGADWVLVDEDDVERVRELGDINVAAFRTDGDVTLVDDIDDAEGEAEDAATQADAIVVGKNGEGDATIDLPEDLSGSADLSTLRRDGDFDRGAYVRILGKEYEHFAETAAEEADHTIVVGEDWTIIPLENLIARIGDETDLVAGVTSAEEAKTAFETLEIGSDAVLLDSDDPDEIRKTVEVRDEAARERLDLEYAEVLDIERAGSADRVCVDTGTLLEHDEGMLVGSLARGLVFVHGETAESPYVASRPFRVNAGAVHAYVRTPDGGTKYLSELQSGDEVQVVDLDGNTREAIVGRVKIEQRPMFRIALESESGDRVETLLQNAETIKVASSEGRKAVTDIESGDEILLYYEDTARHFGEAVEESIIEK encoded by the coding sequence ATGACGCGAGCTGTCTGGGTGAAAGCCGACGATACCGTCGGTGACTGGGACGACCGCCGGGCGCGGATCACTGCCGCGCTCGAGGCGGGTGCAGACTGGGTACTGGTCGACGAGGACGACGTCGAGCGCGTCCGCGAACTCGGCGACATCAACGTCGCCGCGTTTCGGACCGACGGGGACGTGACCCTGGTCGACGACATCGACGACGCCGAAGGCGAGGCGGAAGACGCCGCCACGCAGGCGGACGCCATCGTCGTCGGGAAGAACGGCGAGGGCGACGCGACCATCGACCTGCCCGAGGATCTCTCGGGGTCGGCGGACCTCTCGACGCTGCGCCGCGACGGCGACTTCGACCGAGGCGCGTACGTCCGCATCCTCGGCAAGGAGTACGAGCACTTCGCCGAGACCGCCGCCGAAGAGGCCGACCACACGATCGTCGTCGGCGAAGACTGGACGATCATCCCCCTCGAGAACCTGATCGCGCGAATCGGAGATGAGACGGACCTCGTCGCGGGCGTGACCAGCGCCGAGGAGGCCAAGACGGCCTTCGAAACCCTCGAGATCGGGTCCGACGCCGTCTTGCTGGACTCGGACGATCCCGACGAGATCCGGAAGACGGTCGAGGTGCGCGACGAGGCCGCGCGCGAGCGCCTCGATCTCGAGTACGCCGAAGTGCTCGACATCGAACGGGCCGGCAGCGCCGACCGGGTCTGCGTCGACACGGGCACCTTACTCGAGCACGACGAGGGAATGCTCGTGGGCTCGCTGGCCCGCGGGCTGGTCTTCGTCCACGGCGAGACCGCCGAATCGCCCTACGTCGCCTCCCGCCCCTTCCGGGTCAACGCCGGCGCGGTCCACGCCTACGTCCGCACGCCCGACGGCGGTACGAAGTACCTCTCGGAGCTCCAAAGCGGCGACGAGGTGCAGGTCGTCGACCTCGACGGCAACACCCGCGAGGCCATCGTCGGTCGCGTCAAGATCGAGCAGCGACCGATGTTCCGGATCGCTCTCGAGAGCGAGAGCGGGGATCGGGTCGAGACCCTGCTCCAGAACGCCGAGACCATCAAGGTCGCGTCGTCGGAGGGGCGCAAAGCGGTGACGGACATCGAATCGGGCGACGAGATCCTCCTGTACTACGAGGACACGGCCCGACACTTCGGCGAGGCCGTCGAAGAGAGCATCATCGAAAAGTAA
- a CDS encoding HAD family hydrolase yields the protein MAAYDAICFDLDATLCESTQDAATLLETSFERAGCEPFCTPADLRAAVPALPTAETDREFYEHLFTEVANRAGVDPDIAPALAAEYLAVQDPTAVDFRPGAKAALEHARDRSRVGLGLITNGGRETQTQKLRALGIADAFDVRVFTDPSAGIHPKPSTVPFERALGELAVAPDAAIHVGDSLHADIAGANAMGLDSAWLDTGRDDGPGEHEPTYELASLEAFETIV from the coding sequence ATGGCCGCCTACGACGCGATCTGTTTCGATCTCGATGCCACCCTCTGCGAGTCGACCCAAGACGCCGCGACCCTGCTCGAGACGTCCTTCGAGCGCGCCGGCTGCGAACCGTTCTGTACGCCGGCGGACCTGCGGGCCGCCGTCCCGGCCCTACCGACCGCCGAGACGGACCGGGAGTTCTACGAGCACCTCTTCACCGAAGTCGCGAACCGCGCCGGCGTCGACCCCGATATCGCGCCGGCGCTCGCGGCGGAGTATCTCGCGGTCCAGGACCCGACCGCCGTCGACTTTCGCCCGGGAGCGAAAGCGGCGCTCGAGCACGCTCGCGACCGAAGCCGCGTCGGACTCGGCCTCATCACGAACGGGGGCCGGGAGACGCAGACGCAGAAACTGCGGGCGCTGGGCATCGCGGACGCCTTCGACGTGCGGGTGTTCACCGATCCGAGCGCGGGGATTCATCCGAAACCCAGCACGGTACCGTTCGAGCGCGCGCTCGGCGAACTCGCGGTCGCGCCCGATGCGGCGATCCACGTCGGCGATTCGTTGCACGCCGATATCGCGGGTGCCAACGCGATGGGACTCGATTCGGCCTGGCTCGATACCGGCCGCGACGACGGCCCCGGCGAGCACGAGCCGACCTACGAACTCGCGTCGCTCGAGGCGTTCGAGACGATCGTCTGA
- a CDS encoding 2-amino-3,7-dideoxy-D-threo-hept-6-ulosonate synthase, which produces MTTGIDARLDRIGTDGSYVIVPMDHGITMGAVQGLKDIESTIDGVTSGGADAVLTQKGIAPRVHDNKNGKGYIVHLNGSTTIGPDEEDKRMTGTVEEAIRVGADAVSFHINVGSDHEPDQISQLSEVTERAQRFGIPVLAMAYARGPGVDPEDPEALGHAVRLAEELGADIVKTGYSGDAESFAHVVESTRLPVVIAGGSKGTDRETIEMVRGVMDAGGAGISMGRSIFQHEDPEAIARAVAGVVHEDLSTDEALAEAGLALEA; this is translated from the coding sequence ATGACCACAGGAATTGACGCACGACTCGACCGAATCGGGACAGACGGATCGTACGTGATCGTCCCAATGGACCACGGCATCACGATGGGTGCCGTCCAGGGACTGAAAGATATCGAATCGACGATCGACGGCGTGACCAGCGGCGGGGCGGACGCGGTCCTCACGCAGAAGGGGATCGCACCGCGCGTCCACGACAACAAGAACGGCAAGGGCTACATCGTCCACCTCAACGGCTCGACCACGATCGGGCCGGACGAGGAGGACAAGCGGATGACCGGAACCGTCGAGGAGGCGATCCGCGTCGGTGCTGATGCGGTCTCCTTCCACATCAACGTCGGCTCGGATCACGAGCCCGACCAGATCAGCCAGCTCTCGGAGGTCACCGAACGGGCCCAGCGGTTCGGGATTCCGGTCCTCGCGATGGCCTACGCCCGCGGCCCCGGCGTCGACCCGGAGGATCCCGAAGCGCTCGGCCACGCGGTCCGCCTCGCCGAGGAGCTCGGTGCCGACATCGTCAAGACGGGCTACAGCGGCGACGCCGAGAGCTTTGCCCACGTCGTCGAGTCGACGCGGCTCCCGGTCGTCATCGCCGGCGGCTCGAAGGGAACCGACCGCGAGACGATCGAGATGGTTCGCGGCGTGATGGACGCCGGCGGCGCCGGTATCTCCATGGGCCGCTCGATCTTCCAGCACGAGGACCCGGAGGCCATCGCGCGAGCGGTCGCCGGCGTCGTTCACGAGGACCTCTCGACCGACGAGGCGCTGGCCGAAGCGGGACTGGCGCTCGAGGCTTGA
- a CDS encoding signal peptidase I, translating into MTRTGTGGGTVLRRAAAIGIVVLVGLLAIGHVLGIPIGLGYVETGSMEPTIDAGDGFVAVPSAVAGPVEEGDVVVYDAQEIEGGGLTTHRVVEETEHGYVTRGDANPFTDQDGGEPHVTDGQIAATALQVNGEVVTIPHLGTVAMAVQGGLESAQWWLASTLGIRALAGSQGLSYLLLGFGLVVTGLSIALDGRGTPDRERSRARTRKDTFDAQRLVIGIGVLVFVVALATMIAMSGSVEIGVVSAEFDSDRPSVVPTGETETHPYEVQNGGVLPVVSITEPASDGISVDDEPRVLTRGESVNANVALTAPPETGYYLRSFTDRRYFAVLPPPIIARLHAIHPWMAMTATATVVAGLVVLPFALLAGTGTIRTRSRQRSESTEGFLR; encoded by the coding sequence ATGACACGAACTGGAACGGGAGGGGGGACGGTTCTTCGACGAGCGGCGGCGATCGGTATCGTCGTCCTCGTCGGGCTGCTCGCGATCGGGCACGTCCTCGGCATTCCGATCGGACTCGGATACGTCGAGACGGGAAGCATGGAGCCGACGATCGATGCCGGTGACGGTTTCGTCGCCGTTCCGTCGGCCGTCGCCGGCCCCGTCGAAGAAGGAGACGTGGTCGTCTACGACGCACAGGAGATCGAGGGTGGCGGGCTGACCACCCATCGGGTCGTCGAGGAAACGGAGCACGGGTACGTGACCCGCGGAGACGCGAACCCGTTCACCGATCAGGACGGCGGTGAGCCACACGTCACCGACGGGCAGATCGCCGCGACGGCGTTGCAGGTGAACGGCGAGGTGGTGACGATTCCCCACCTCGGAACGGTCGCCATGGCCGTCCAGGGGGGACTCGAGTCGGCCCAGTGGTGGCTCGCGTCGACGCTCGGGATCCGAGCGTTGGCCGGCAGTCAGGGGCTCTCATACCTCCTGCTCGGTTTCGGGTTGGTCGTGACCGGCCTGTCGATCGCGCTCGACGGCCGGGGTACCCCAGATCGCGAGCGCTCCCGAGCGCGCACGCGCAAAGACACGTTCGACGCGCAGCGACTGGTCATCGGAATAGGTGTGCTCGTCTTCGTGGTCGCGCTGGCGACCATGATCGCCATGTCTGGATCAGTCGAGATCGGGGTCGTGAGCGCGGAGTTCGACTCCGATCGGCCCAGCGTGGTCCCCACCGGTGAGACGGAGACGCATCCCTACGAGGTGCAAAACGGCGGCGTGCTGCCAGTCGTGTCTATTACCGAACCGGCCAGCGACGGGATCAGCGTCGACGATGAGCCGCGGGTGCTCACTCGAGGCGAGAGCGTCAACGCGAATGTCGCGTTGACCGCGCCGCCCGAGACGGGGTACTACCTGCGCTCGTTCACGGATCGGCGGTACTTCGCGGTGCTTCCACCGCCGATAATCGCCCGCTTGCACGCCATTCACCCTTGGATGGCGATGACAGCGACGGCGACCGTCGTCGCCGGGCTCGTCGTGCTCCCCTTCGCGCTGCTCGCGGGCACCGGGACGATCAGGACGCGCTCGAGGCAGCGATCCGAATCGACTGAGGGATTTCTGAGATGA
- a CDS encoding SprT-like domain-containing protein, giving the protein MTDGEELTLADEIVARARIHAREVVDEYDIAVDLAALEWEVSARARRRAGVCRWDADREVATITLARRAYERYDWSEFAGVVRHELVHAWEFQRFGESGHGDRFRERAATLEAPRYCEAFAEPRYVLRCLAADCDWRATRHRASKPVKSPDRYRCGACGGTYEVEHADSGRTWTTASGYGGAKAALGDSW; this is encoded by the coding sequence GTGACCGACGGCGAGGAACTCACGCTCGCGGACGAGATCGTCGCCCGCGCGCGGATTCACGCCCGCGAGGTCGTCGACGAGTACGATATCGCGGTCGACCTCGCGGCCCTCGAGTGGGAGGTGTCGGCGCGAGCGCGCCGGCGGGCGGGCGTCTGCCGCTGGGACGCCGACCGCGAGGTAGCGACGATCACTCTCGCACGGCGGGCGTACGAGCGCTACGACTGGTCCGAGTTCGCGGGCGTCGTCCGCCACGAACTCGTCCACGCCTGGGAGTTCCAGCGGTTCGGCGAGTCGGGCCACGGCGACCGGTTTCGCGAGCGGGCCGCGACGCTCGAGGCCCCGCGCTACTGCGAGGCCTTCGCGGAGCCGCGGTACGTCCTGCGGTGTCTCGCGGCCGACTGCGACTGGCGGGCGACGCGCCACCGCGCGTCGAAGCCGGTGAAATCGCCCGACCGGTACCGCTGTGGGGCCTGCGGCGGGACGTACGAGGTCGAACACGCGGACAGCGGCCGAACGTGGACGACCGCGAGCGGCTACGGCGGCGCGAAGGCGGCGCTCGGCGATTCGTGGTGA
- a CDS encoding DUF7344 domain-containing protein yields MLSNRRRRWVLHYLKQTDEERVDLRTLVDSVSAWEYDVPADELPWKKRKRVYTALRQSHLPKLDDVGAIEYDQTRGVVELTDEAAELQMYLEYVPAEDIPWSHVYLGLAGIGVTLTLLARYAIFPFVELGGTALAAIFVAMFGVTALVHTSYAHRNRIGRGEPPR; encoded by the coding sequence ATGCTGAGCAATCGGCGGCGACGGTGGGTACTCCACTATCTCAAGCAGACCGACGAAGAGCGGGTCGATCTGCGGACGCTCGTCGATTCGGTCTCGGCCTGGGAGTACGATGTCCCGGCGGACGAACTTCCGTGGAAGAAACGAAAACGGGTCTACACCGCGCTCCGGCAGTCACACCTGCCGAAACTCGATGACGTCGGAGCGATCGAGTACGATCAGACTCGTGGCGTCGTCGAACTGACCGACGAAGCGGCAGAACTCCAGATGTATCTCGAGTACGTTCCGGCGGAAGACATTCCCTGGAGTCACGTCTATCTGGGGCTGGCCGGGATCGGAGTGACACTGACCCTGCTCGCTCGGTACGCGATCTTCCCGTTCGTCGAACTCGGTGGAACGGCACTCGCAGCGATCTTCGTCGCGATGTTCGGCGTCACTGCGCTCGTCCATACGAGTTACGCTCATCGCAACCGAATCGGACGGGGTGAGCCGCCGCGATGA
- a CDS encoding DUF1102 domain-containing protein produces the protein MERRKFLIGAGSTAIGASALVGTGAFSGVVSERTASVEIAHDRNAYLGLHEIPDSPNESYVDYDSLDHLRIQMDPDNPNDTGNGESTGPNQGVGVNSNSVTWFNDLFQICNQGKQEIGVYLFKVGDNADRVVFYNGDREGPCHGTTLGVGECTDIGMATATHGLSSDDDLLDNLLIVALGTKEYTDKSTAREQINDDSAVHNDEYDERLEL, from the coding sequence ATGGAACGACGTAAATTCCTGATCGGTGCAGGGAGTACGGCAATCGGAGCAAGTGCACTCGTTGGCACGGGTGCGTTCAGCGGAGTCGTCTCGGAACGAACCGCGAGCGTCGAGATCGCTCACGACCGAAATGCGTATCTCGGCCTTCACGAAATTCCAGATAGCCCCAATGAGAGTTACGTTGACTACGACAGCCTTGACCACCTTCGGATTCAGATGGATCCAGACAATCCGAATGATACTGGGAATGGGGAGTCGACTGGACCCAATCAAGGTGTAGGTGTCAACTCTAACTCAGTTACATGGTTCAACGACCTTTTCCAGATCTGTAATCAAGGGAAGCAGGAGATAGGAGTCTATCTGTTCAAGGTCGGTGACAACGCAGATCGGGTCGTATTCTACAATGGCGACCGTGAGGGACCGTGTCATGGAACTACGCTCGGGGTAGGTGAGTGTACTGACATCGGGATGGCGACGGCAACGCACGGTCTCAGTTCTGACGACGATTTGCTCGATAATCTCCTCATCGTCGCTCTTGGAACGAAAGAGTACACCGATAAATCGACCGCAAGAGAGCAAATCAACGACGACAGCGCAGTCCACAACGACGAATACGATGAGCGGCTAGAACTCTGA
- a CDS encoding type I 3-dehydroquinate dehydratase yields MTADGFALAATTNDLTREPKARENADFIEFRMDSAEEPIEQLRDYDGELPILATNRSRWFGGEAADRGRLDQLMAAAEFDVVERVDIELETARGMEWVLDEFREQDVELVISFHEFEETPDQETLDAIIAECDRYGDIAKVATYAEDRADCLRILTAIDTATQNGIRATGIAMGELGSHTRIIGPLYGAKLGYAPLESDTSDYAPGQVSLHRLDSLVDMIRESGKSTRLLRDLNEEYPTQQEVTQTE; encoded by the coding sequence ATGACTGCCGACGGGTTCGCTCTCGCCGCGACAACAAACGATCTTACACGGGAACCGAAAGCCCGGGAGAACGCGGATTTCATCGAGTTTCGGATGGACAGCGCGGAGGAACCGATCGAACAACTACGCGACTACGACGGAGAACTGCCTATTCTGGCGACGAACCGATCGCGATGGTTCGGCGGCGAAGCGGCCGACCGAGGCCGGCTGGACCAGTTGATGGCGGCCGCTGAGTTCGACGTCGTCGAACGGGTCGATATTGAACTCGAGACGGCACGCGGAATGGAGTGGGTACTCGACGAATTCCGCGAACAGGACGTCGAACTGGTCATCTCTTTTCACGAATTCGAAGAGACGCCCGATCAAGAGACGCTCGACGCGATCATCGCCGAGTGCGATCGGTACGGCGATATCGCCAAAGTGGCTACGTACGCAGAAGACCGAGCGGATTGCCTGCGAATCCTCACGGCGATCGATACGGCGACCCAGAACGGCATCCGCGCGACCGGCATCGCGATGGGCGAACTCGGCAGTCACACGCGCATAATCGGTCCCCTCTACGGAGCGAAACTCGGCTACGCGCCGCTCGAATCGGATACCAGCGACTACGCCCCGGGCCAGGTCTCACTGCACCGACTCGATTCGCTGGTCGACATGATTCGCGAGAGCGGGAAGAGCACTCGGTTGCTGCGCGATCTGAACGAGGAGTATCCGACCCAACAGGAAGTCACACAGACTGAGTGA
- a CDS encoding zinc ribbon domain-containing protein, with amino-acid sequence MTWLRALLAAGLSVIMPGAGHVLVRDWLRAALFAGLFLSVSALFLPIDQLAAAGPITSVDDINAYADVMAEETDAMTQFFLSFIALFAAIDATFRALGHSPGGTGDTEGLTCPECGKEIDEDLEFCHWCTARLDPVEPDAETNDV; translated from the coding sequence ATGACATGGCTCCGTGCGCTTCTCGCCGCCGGTCTTTCGGTGATTATGCCCGGCGCGGGCCACGTCCTCGTCAGGGACTGGCTCCGTGCCGCCCTCTTCGCCGGTCTCTTCCTGTCGGTGAGCGCTCTCTTTCTCCCGATCGATCAGCTGGCCGCCGCCGGTCCGATAACGAGCGTCGACGACATCAACGCCTACGCGGACGTCATGGCCGAAGAGACCGACGCGATGACACAGTTCTTCCTCTCCTTTATCGCCCTGTTCGCCGCGATCGACGCGACCTTTCGCGCGCTCGGCCACTCGCCGGGCGGAACCGGTGACACGGAGGGGCTGACCTGCCCCGAATGCGGAAAGGAAATCGACGAGGACCTCGAGTTCTGTCACTGGTGTACAGCCCGACTCGACCCGGTCGAGCCCGATGCGGAGACGAACGACGTCTAG
- a CDS encoding DUF6293 family protein produces MEVVKRVHVVPLGYEFDRILEPIRNQRADLVYLLEDESAGGGRRGGEQGETDGGTDERNATATADYHDELRAELESIVPEVRTRECDLTDVYAVLGDVTTLADVHADDQVYVNVSGAGTIPAIGATIACMDVSTDAHAYYVEPSEYAHDGTTEPISFGLDEMEEVPTYPIESPTRDQVAIMEFLADPAAWEGYHEDRTARPKKKDLIEYARDRDLDFMADRRSPDERSGEDKGAFRVLDTHVLEPLAEDGYVTIESVGRRRVVELTERGENAYRAFRHKLMDDAGERR; encoded by the coding sequence ATGGAGGTCGTCAAGCGAGTGCACGTCGTGCCGCTGGGCTACGAGTTCGATCGGATCCTCGAGCCGATCAGGAACCAGCGGGCGGACCTGGTCTATCTGCTCGAGGACGAGAGCGCGGGCGGGGGGCGACGGGGCGGAGAACAGGGCGAGACCGACGGTGGGACCGACGAGCGAAACGCGACGGCGACGGCCGACTACCACGACGAGTTGCGGGCGGAACTCGAGTCGATCGTCCCCGAGGTTCGGACCCGGGAGTGCGATCTGACGGACGTGTACGCGGTGCTCGGCGACGTGACGACGCTCGCCGACGTTCACGCCGACGATCAGGTGTACGTCAACGTCTCCGGGGCCGGGACGATCCCGGCGATCGGCGCGACGATCGCGTGCATGGACGTCTCGACGGACGCCCACGCCTACTACGTCGAGCCGTCGGAGTACGCCCACGACGGGACGACCGAGCCGATTTCCTTCGGTCTCGACGAGATGGAGGAGGTGCCAACCTACCCGATCGAGTCGCCGACGCGCGATCAGGTCGCGATCATGGAGTTCCTCGCCGACCCGGCCGCGTGGGAGGGCTACCACGAGGATCGGACGGCCCGGCCGAAAAAGAAGGATCTCATCGAGTACGCTCGAGACCGGGATCTCGACTTCATGGCCGATCGGCGCTCGCCCGACGAGCGCTCCGGCGAGGACAAGGGCGCGTTCCGCGTGCTCGATACGCACGTCCTCGAGCCGCTGGCCGAGGACGGCTACGTCACGATCGAGTCGGTCGGCCGCCGGCGCGTCGTCGAGTTGACCGAGCGGGGCGAAAACGCTTACCGGGCGTTCCGACACAAGCTCATGGACGACGCCGGCGAGCGACGGTAG
- a CDS encoding cation diffusion facilitator family transporter, with protein MSHNESAHAHDDSHDGRGHGHGHDHGGSSTSSRKLAAVSLINVVGFLVELAGGLAFGSVALISDAVHMLFDALAYVMAFAAAHVAERYGDGDRWSYGLHRLEPFAAFLNGLLLLPMVGFILWESYHRFLEPVAIGTGPTIAIATGGLLVNLGSVYVLHGDAMSLNEKGAFYHLLGDAGGSVAVIVSVIAIEVTGFRVVDPITAALIAAVVTWSAITVLRGSGEIFFLRTPLESDEIRAHLTEIEGVDRVDDFHAWQICSQITVATVHVETGVETMAEAESIVGRVHDELDCHGVDHATVELSPRYADRDVHLDTHCH; from the coding sequence ATGAGTCACAACGAGTCGGCGCACGCTCACGACGACTCGCACGACGGCCGCGGTCACGGGCACGGGCACGATCACGGCGGGAGTTCGACGAGCAGCCGCAAGCTCGCCGCCGTCTCGCTGATCAACGTCGTCGGCTTCCTCGTCGAACTCGCGGGCGGGCTGGCCTTCGGCTCGGTCGCGCTCATCAGCGACGCCGTCCACATGCTGTTCGACGCGCTCGCGTACGTGATGGCCTTCGCCGCCGCTCACGTCGCCGAACGCTACGGCGACGGCGACCGCTGGTCCTACGGCCTCCACCGCCTCGAGCCGTTCGCCGCCTTCCTCAACGGCCTATTGCTCCTGCCGATGGTCGGCTTCATCCTTTGGGAGTCCTATCACCGATTTCTCGAGCCCGTCGCCATCGGCACCGGGCCGACGATCGCCATCGCGACGGGCGGCCTGCTGGTCAACCTCGGCTCGGTCTACGTCCTCCACGGCGACGCGATGAGCCTCAACGAGAAGGGCGCGTTCTACCACCTGCTTGGCGACGCCGGCGGCTCGGTCGCCGTCATCGTCTCCGTCATCGCAATCGAGGTGACCGGTTTCCGCGTCGTCGACCCGATCACCGCGGCACTGATCGCCGCCGTCGTGACCTGGTCGGCGATCACCGTGTTGCGTGGCAGCGGCGAAATTTTCTTCCTCAGAACCCCACTCGAGAGCGACGAGATCCGCGCCCATCTCACCGAGATCGAGGGCGTCGACCGCGTCGACGACTTCCACGCGTGGCAGATCTGCAGTCAGATCACGGTCGCGACGGTCCACGTCGAGACCGGCGTCGAGACGATGGCCGAGGCCGAGTCGATCGTCGGCCGCGTCCACGACGAACTCGACTGCCACGGCGTCGATCACGCCACCGTCGAACTGAGCCCCCGCTACGCCGATCGGGACGTCCACCTCGATACGCACTGCCACTGA